The Phoenix dactylifera cultivar Barhee BC4 chromosome 17, palm_55x_up_171113_PBpolish2nd_filt_p, whole genome shotgun sequence genome contains a region encoding:
- the LOC120104162 gene encoding ABSCISIC ACID-INSENSITIVE 5-like protein 5, with translation MGLEGTSFGQVEMIAYGDHWGPGSVMSGVGPGGIFYEKGWMDMTKIKGNEQMVEDVDHQNLENIMSKAWQTKMCYNTGGRMVITEIGAQQNKMDNEGHLGRAMREVSLEEMCFSGVGSIGTKRVEEQQLGMGSSVTPISIDSLIIEPKTYNDKEMVWDRSGKRKRKVYKTKEKEMEKKMKDKIKNRESASRSRARKEAYRMDLEWRVNQLNNENTRLKRDLEELRTETLQKPMDKQENTNDGKTDHACRRCNSCPF, from the exons ATGGGTCTAGAAGGGACAAGTTTTGGCCAAGTGGAGATGATAGCATATGGAGACCATTGGGGCCCTGGAAGTGTTATGAGTGGTGTGGGCCCAGGAGGGATATTTTATGAGAAAGGGTGGATGGACATGACGAAGATTAAGGGTAATGAGCAAATGGTGGAAGATGTGGACCATCAAAATCTTGAAAACATCATGAGTAAGGCATGGCAAACAAAAATGTGCTATAATACAGGAGGAAGGATGGTGATCACAGAGATTGGAGCACAACAAAATAAGATGGATAATGAAGGCCATCTTGGAAGGGCCATGAGAGAGGTATCCCTAGAAGAGATGTGCTTCAGTGGGGTAGGGAGCATAGGGACCAAAAGAGTCGAGGAACAACAATTGGGTATGGGATCATCAGTGACCCCGATATCAATAGATAGTCTAATTATCGAGCCTAAAACATATAATGATAAGGAAATGGTATGGGATAGGAGTGGCAAGCGAAAGCGCAAGGTGtacaaaacaaaagagaaggagaTGGAGAAAAAGATGAAAGACAAAATCAAGAATCGGGAGTCTGCTTCACGCTCTCGCGCTAGAAAAGAG GCTTACAGGATGGATTTGGAATGGAGggttaatcaacttaacaatgAGAATACTCGATTAAAAAGGGATCTCGAGGAGCTAAGAACAGAGACG CTCCAAAAGCCTATGGACAAGCAGGAAAATACCAATGATGGAAAGACTGATCATGCATGTCGTCGTTGTAACAGCTGCCCGTTCTAA
- the LOC103723966 gene encoding dolichyl-diphosphooligosaccharide--protein glycosyltransferase subunit DAD1: MAKSTSSDAHMLIRSLRTAYAATPTNLKIIDLYVVYAIVTAVIQVVYMGIVGSFPFNSFLSGVISCVGTAGTCSLSPHSSQQRE; the protein is encoded by the exons ATGGCAAAGTCCACCTCTAGTGATGCTCATATGCTCATTCGTTCTTTGCGTACTGCTTATGCTGCCACGCCAACTAATCTCAAA ATCATTGATCTTTACGTGGTTTATGCTATTGTTACAGCTGTAATTCAG GTTGTCTACATGGGAATAGTTGGATCATTTCCATTTAACTCTTTCCTCTCTGGAGTTATCTCCTGTGTAGGTACAGCGGGTACTTGCAG TCTGTCTCCGCATTCAAGTCAACAAAGAGAATAA